A genomic stretch from Acidobacteriota bacterium includes:
- a CDS encoding zf-HC2 domain-containing protein yields the protein MDCQSTSEYLPFLLNGSLEEGEKHEVLAHLGTCEDCRRELRDAAFVWTATGTHPPAEVLLDYAEGRELAGFPRDLLERHLADCEVCANAVEAASGAVAETLPLPDPPPASRRPKDRSARSWRVFAVAASIALFAVCGGWLWSRLVPEKPRGDIHVVELIAIDDRVRNAGGTAVEVPPEGPMLILLIPPADRLRDDLDTATYRLVGTAPDVGALFTVNDLALSPRGDFTVLLPSDSLANAALDLRLESRQDGQWQPFAHYRIRPSP from the coding sequence ATGGACTGCCAAAGCACCAGCGAATACCTCCCCTTCCTGCTCAACGGGAGCCTCGAAGAAGGGGAAAAACATGAGGTGCTCGCCCACCTCGGCACCTGCGAAGACTGTCGCCGAGAATTGCGGGACGCCGCCTTCGTCTGGACAGCCACCGGCACTCACCCGCCGGCGGAAGTACTGCTCGACTACGCCGAAGGCCGCGAGCTTGCCGGCTTCCCGCGCGACCTGCTGGAGCGCCACCTCGCCGACTGCGAGGTCTGCGCCAACGCCGTCGAAGCGGCGAGCGGCGCCGTGGCGGAGACCTTGCCGTTACCGGACCCTCCGCCGGCGTCTCGCCGGCCCAAGGACCGCTCCGCGAGGAGCTGGCGAGTCTTCGCCGTGGCGGCGAGCATCGCCCTTTTCGCCGTCTGCGGGGGCTGGCTGTGGTCACGCCTCGTCCCCGAGAAACCGCGGGGCGATATCCATGTCGTCGAGCTGATAGCCATCGACGACCGGGTCCGAAACGCCGGCGGCACAGCCGTCGAGGTACCACCGGAGGGTCCGATGTTGATCCTCCTCATCCCGCCGGCGGATCGCCTCCGGGACGATCTCGATACCGCGACCTACCGCTTGGTCGGAACCGCCCCGGACGTCGGAGCTCTCTTTACCGTCAACGACCTCGCCTTGAGCCCGCGGGGAGATTTCACCGTTCTGCTCCCTTCCGATTCCCTGGCGAATGCGGCGCTCGATCTGCGCCTGGAGTCGCGGCAAGACGGCCAATGGCAACCCTTCGCCCACTACCGAATCAGGCCCTCGCCCTGA
- a CDS encoding CHAT domain-containing tetratricopeptide repeat protein, which yields MSLELAVGEERTFSAPLAAGELLHVVVAQDTINVELELFETGTTEDETSIWRANLRPWAWGEEFLFALPSRPTNYRLVVRSVSTRAGSVRLRVERRGRATSRDRLRFEAERAYHSTRFTRAQRGLGLVDDEWVSRARGAARRFAALDLPARQAFALKRVGDLLIQLGRPLDALKPLEEAIAIAQASGHSWPECRARLTWAEAVYARSVDEALAAEEYILANFSAESELPCRMSTLRLLVYDLNQKGDHRRSIELFEEGLPLTERLDAPWDRSALHMNVGSAYLNRGDLVKAIEAYAAAHRGYRNRGDPRNAILALENQVTALRALGEEKGLVAKHRENIAFVENHGQIEDLLGALVNYGETLLALDRPAEAETVFRRAVAEAENAPLEAQAPAWRGMGLALMDSGRLTEAKPFLDRGRRAHLDIGNFPRAIRDTEILGRWQEASGLLQEAATSYLSAADRAEQLRLTPLELTSRIQAAELLWRLKRPSARTQLDRAIELAEDVRRRLPTDRFRSSFARLLRRVYDLALELELAPSTGTVGPSPDQIERAFLLSERSRARSLREFLEASRNAVTAEMDPQLVERERGLLERAESLARQRFELLQGSPTPDPKTLSEFDAAIAKSELDLEVIAAERYRRDPRRAALLDARPVDLPQAQAALGNRTLVSFHFLEDRLLVFVVKSDGITLDTLRPSADLPAKAVALAQASSQPSRFVARFAEDSYRLWRELLAPLASHLDGDSLIISPDGWLHQIPFEALLIEAPAPTDTWSDLRFAIERYRISYAPSAGVLASLQRAGPRPNTAPNLVALGDSLADRPRPALPARRAGGSEKPSFGPLPYARQEVETVARLLAQKESEGDDEIAGHIFLGDQATETVARSKLAAEARYLHFAAHAYVDPELPNQSALLLVPDREHDGLLQLREILHLRFAADLVTLSACQSAAGRQESGEGVMSLARGFLFAGASSLVASLWEVSDSATQELMVGLYGRLLAGESKAEALRAAKLDLVDRPRSAHPYYWAPFVLIGNPE from the coding sequence GTGAGCCTAGAACTCGCCGTCGGCGAAGAACGCACCTTCTCTGCGCCGCTGGCGGCGGGCGAACTACTGCACGTCGTCGTGGCGCAGGACACCATCAACGTCGAGCTCGAGCTCTTCGAGACCGGAACGACCGAGGACGAGACTTCGATCTGGCGCGCCAACCTCCGGCCGTGGGCCTGGGGCGAGGAGTTCCTCTTCGCCCTACCTTCGCGCCCGACGAACTACCGCCTCGTGGTCCGTTCGGTGAGTACCCGCGCCGGGTCGGTACGGCTGCGGGTGGAGCGGCGCGGCCGGGCCACCAGCCGAGACCGGCTGCGCTTCGAGGCCGAAAGGGCCTACCATTCCACCCGCTTCACCCGCGCCCAGCGCGGCCTCGGCCTGGTGGACGACGAATGGGTGAGCCGAGCGCGGGGCGCCGCTCGTCGGTTCGCGGCCCTCGATCTCCCGGCACGCCAGGCCTTCGCCCTCAAGCGAGTAGGCGACCTGCTGATTCAACTCGGACGACCGCTGGACGCTCTGAAACCCCTGGAAGAGGCGATCGCCATCGCCCAGGCATCCGGCCATTCCTGGCCGGAGTGCCGCGCCCGGCTGACCTGGGCCGAAGCGGTCTACGCCCGCAGTGTCGATGAGGCCCTCGCCGCCGAGGAGTACATCCTCGCCAACTTCTCCGCTGAAAGCGAGCTACCCTGCCGCATGTCGACCCTTCGGCTGCTGGTCTACGACCTCAATCAGAAAGGAGATCACCGGCGATCGATCGAACTGTTCGAGGAAGGCCTACCGCTCACCGAACGCCTCGACGCCCCGTGGGACCGCAGCGCCCTGCACATGAACGTCGGATCCGCCTACCTGAACCGGGGTGACCTGGTGAAAGCCATCGAAGCCTACGCCGCCGCTCACCGTGGCTACCGGAACCGGGGCGACCCGCGCAACGCCATTCTCGCCCTCGAAAATCAAGTGACCGCACTGCGCGCCCTCGGTGAGGAGAAAGGGCTGGTCGCGAAGCATCGAGAGAACATCGCGTTCGTCGAAAACCACGGCCAGATCGAAGACCTTCTGGGCGCGCTGGTCAACTATGGGGAAACGCTTTTGGCGCTCGACCGACCGGCCGAAGCCGAGACGGTCTTCCGACGCGCCGTCGCCGAGGCGGAGAATGCGCCTCTCGAAGCCCAAGCTCCCGCTTGGCGAGGAATGGGCTTGGCGCTGATGGACAGCGGGCGCCTGACCGAGGCCAAACCCTTTCTGGACCGCGGGCGAAGGGCTCATCTAGACATCGGAAATTTCCCGCGGGCCATCCGCGACACGGAGATTCTCGGGCGCTGGCAAGAGGCGTCGGGCTTGCTGCAAGAAGCCGCGACCAGCTACCTTTCCGCCGCCGATCGAGCGGAGCAGCTCCGCCTCACCCCGCTGGAGTTGACCTCACGGATTCAGGCGGCGGAGCTGCTCTGGCGCCTGAAACGCCCGTCGGCCCGGACTCAGCTCGATCGCGCCATCGAACTCGCCGAGGATGTCCGAAGGCGCCTGCCCACGGATCGTTTTCGCTCGTCCTTCGCCCGGCTTCTCCGCCGGGTCTACGATCTCGCCCTGGAACTGGAGCTAGCGCCCTCGACCGGCACCGTCGGACCTTCGCCCGACCAGATCGAGCGCGCCTTCCTGCTCTCGGAGCGGTCCCGGGCGCGGTCGCTGAGAGAATTCCTGGAGGCCTCCCGCAACGCCGTCACCGCCGAGATGGATCCCCAGCTCGTCGAGCGCGAACGCGGCCTCCTCGAACGAGCGGAAAGTCTGGCGAGACAACGGTTCGAGTTGCTGCAAGGTTCGCCGACACCCGACCCCAAGACACTGTCCGAATTCGACGCCGCGATCGCGAAGTCGGAACTCGATCTCGAGGTGATCGCCGCGGAGCGCTACCGGCGCGATCCCCGGAGGGCCGCGCTGCTCGACGCCCGACCGGTCGATCTCCCCCAGGCCCAGGCCGCCCTGGGAAACCGCACCCTGGTGTCGTTTCACTTCCTCGAGGATCGTCTGCTGGTCTTCGTAGTGAAGAGCGACGGCATCACCCTCGACACCCTTCGGCCCAGCGCCGATCTCCCCGCCAAGGCTGTCGCCCTCGCCCAGGCTTCGAGCCAGCCCTCGCGCTTCGTCGCCCGCTTTGCGGAGGACTCCTATCGCCTCTGGCGGGAGCTCCTTGCGCCGCTCGCGTCGCACCTGGATGGTGATTCGCTGATCATCAGCCCCGACGGCTGGTTGCACCAGATCCCCTTCGAGGCCCTGTTGATCGAGGCGCCGGCACCCACGGACACTTGGTCCGATCTCCGATTCGCCATCGAGCGCTATCGGATCAGCTATGCACCATCCGCCGGCGTCTTGGCCAGTCTGCAGCGGGCCGGCCCTCGCCCCAACACAGCGCCCAACCTGGTCGCCCTGGGAGATTCCCTCGCCGACCGGCCCCGGCCCGCCCTGCCGGCGCGAAGAGCCGGTGGCTCCGAAAAGCCTTCCTTCGGCCCCCTGCCCTACGCCCGCCAAGAGGTCGAGACCGTCGCCCGCCTGTTGGCCCAGAAAGAGAGCGAAGGGGACGACGAGATCGCGGGACACATTTTCCTCGGCGACCAGGCCACCGAGACGGTGGCCCGCTCGAAGCTGGCGGCGGAGGCTCGCTACCTCCACTTCGCTGCCCATGCCTACGTCGACCCCGAGTTGCCAAACCAGTCGGCCCTTCTCCTGGTACCGGACCGGGAGCACGACGGTCTGCTGCAGCTACGGGAGATCCTCCACCTCCGCTTCGCCGCCGATCTGGTGACCTTGTCCGCCTGCCAGAGCGCCGCCGGACGGCAAGAGAGCGGCGAAGGGGTGATGAGCCTGGCGCGGGGCTTCCTATTTGCCGGGGCGTCGTCCCTCGTGGCGAGCCTGTGGGAGGTCTCGGACAGCGCCACTCAGGAGCTGATGGTCGGCCTCTACGGACGACTCCTCGCCGGCGAGTCGAAGGCGGAGGCCCTGCGCGCCGCCAAACTCGACCTGGTGGACCGGCCCAGATCCGCCCATCCGTACTACTGGGCCCCCTTCGTCTTGATCGGCAATCCGGAATAG
- a CDS encoding delta-class carbonic anhydrase: MPTSAEDVCQGFGPQTPRDIDQKAGENPRVFGFAPESTQMNLCNIHFHKHAEHKARAYSVAANPGHGHSEHPGVGGGFRCNDSEALPAELLQPAAADDCKLIEAGDTIEVHWVHTSCDITPGPTLGACLSPDNCANPGLRVEAQVFLLVNDPAALDFAEFAYGGNVVNGYHQAKTLPGDTGEPVKFLGSTTGPKYNDGSCSNLQVSWSVRPECARLDIHSLHRWCKDNAFNEHEAHGVRHLVTDVKLLSPID; encoded by the coding sequence ATGCCGACGAGCGCGGAGGATGTCTGTCAGGGATTCGGCCCGCAAACCCCGCGCGACATCGACCAGAAGGCCGGTGAGAATCCTCGCGTTTTCGGATTCGCGCCGGAGTCCACACAGATGAATCTCTGCAACATCCACTTCCACAAGCACGCTGAGCACAAGGCCAGGGCCTATTCGGTCGCCGCCAATCCAGGGCACGGACATTCGGAACATCCGGGAGTCGGAGGCGGGTTCCGCTGCAACGACAGCGAGGCACTGCCGGCGGAGCTTCTGCAACCCGCCGCCGCGGACGACTGTAAGCTCATCGAAGCCGGCGACACCATCGAAGTGCATTGGGTCCACACCTCCTGCGACATTACCCCGGGGCCGACCCTCGGCGCCTGCCTGTCACCGGACAACTGCGCCAACCCCGGTCTACGGGTAGAGGCCCAGGTCTTCCTGCTGGTCAACGATCCGGCAGCCCTCGACTTCGCCGAATTCGCCTACGGCGGCAACGTTGTCAACGGCTATCACCAGGCGAAGACCTTGCCCGGGGACACCGGAGAGCCGGTGAAATTCCTCGGCTCCACCACCGGCCCGAAGTACAACGACGGTAGCTGCTCCAATCTTCAGGTCTCTTGGAGCGTCCGACCGGAGTGCGCCCGCCTCGACATCCACAGCCTGCATCGCTGGTGCAAAGACAACGCCTTCAACGAACACGAGGCCCACGGCGTTCGCCACCTGGTGACCGACGTCAAGCTGCTCTCTCCCATCGATTAG
- the acs gene encoding acetate--CoA ligase, with product MIPVKPDLAAGAHIPSLDEYRRIYRESLEDPESFWRHQGERLSWFQEPETVGEWDYREVDISWYAGGQLNASFNCVDRHAAATPDKTAIIWAKDEAGEYERISYRQLRREVCRVANVLKAHGVRRGDRVCIYLPMIPELAFTMLACARIGAVHSIVFAGFSADALRDRIEDAECRVVVTANQGLRGGKTIPLKETTDAAVEGLEIDAVLVARRTDHPSEMVDGRDFWLDDEVARQRPVCPAEWMDAEDPLFILYTSGSTGKPKGVMHTTAGYLVYTSLTHQMVFDVHADDVYACVADIGWITGHSYIVYGPLTNGATTVMFESTPLYPDPGRYWRLVDDLGVTVFYTAPTAIRAIAREGDSWVTEYRRDSLRVLGTVGEPINPEVWDWYHNVVGNGRSAVVDTWWQTETGGILITPLPGATPTKPGSATLPLFGIEPVLMDDDGQVIEGNDVRGNLCMARSWPGQARTLWGDHQRFRETYFSQYPGYYFTGDGCHRDADGYYWITGRVDDVLNVSGHRLGTAEVESALVAHDAVAEAAVVGYPHEIKGTGIFAYVLVTPDFADSDAEELVGLLKEQVRQAIGPIARPDRIQIAPGLPKTRSGKIMRRILRNIAAGEYDDLGDISTLADPAVVEKLVAAHRER from the coding sequence ATGATTCCGGTGAAGCCCGATCTGGCCGCAGGCGCCCACATTCCGTCCCTCGACGAGTACCGCCGCATCTACCGGGAGTCGTTGGAGGATCCCGAGTCCTTCTGGCGTCATCAGGGGGAGCGGTTGAGCTGGTTCCAGGAGCCGGAGACGGTGGGCGAGTGGGACTACCGGGAGGTGGATATCTCCTGGTACGCCGGCGGCCAGCTCAACGCCAGCTTCAACTGCGTGGATCGCCATGCGGCGGCGACACCGGACAAGACGGCGATCATCTGGGCGAAGGACGAAGCCGGCGAGTACGAGCGCATCTCCTACCGGCAGCTCCGCCGTGAGGTGTGCCGGGTGGCCAATGTGTTGAAAGCCCACGGGGTGCGACGCGGCGACCGGGTGTGCATCTACCTGCCGATGATCCCGGAACTGGCTTTCACCATGCTCGCCTGCGCCCGCATCGGCGCCGTGCATTCCATCGTCTTCGCCGGTTTCTCGGCGGATGCTCTTCGCGACCGTATCGAGGACGCCGAGTGTCGGGTGGTAGTGACCGCCAATCAGGGGTTGCGCGGCGGCAAGACCATTCCCTTGAAGGAGACGACGGACGCCGCCGTCGAGGGTCTGGAGATCGATGCGGTGCTGGTGGCCCGCCGGACGGATCATCCGTCGGAGATGGTGGACGGCCGGGATTTCTGGCTGGACGACGAGGTGGCCCGGCAGCGGCCGGTGTGCCCGGCCGAGTGGATGGATGCGGAGGATCCACTGTTCATCCTCTACACCTCCGGTTCGACGGGCAAGCCCAAAGGGGTGATGCACACCACCGCCGGCTATCTGGTGTACACCTCCTTGACCCATCAGATGGTGTTCGATGTCCACGCTGACGACGTCTACGCCTGCGTGGCGGACATCGGCTGGATCACTGGCCACAGCTACATTGTCTATGGCCCCTTGACCAACGGCGCGACAACGGTGATGTTCGAGTCCACGCCGCTGTATCCGGATCCCGGCCGCTATTGGCGACTGGTGGACGATCTCGGGGTGACGGTGTTCTACACCGCGCCGACGGCAATCCGCGCCATCGCCCGGGAGGGCGACTCCTGGGTGACCGAGTATCGGCGCGATTCCCTGCGGGTGCTGGGCACCGTCGGCGAGCCGATCAATCCGGAGGTGTGGGATTGGTACCACAACGTGGTCGGGAACGGCCGCTCGGCGGTGGTGGACACCTGGTGGCAGACGGAGACCGGCGGTATCCTGATCACCCCGTTGCCCGGCGCCACGCCTACCAAACCGGGCTCGGCGACGCTGCCGCTCTTCGGTATCGAGCCGGTGCTGATGGACGACGACGGCCAAGTGATCGAGGGCAATGACGTGCGCGGCAACCTTTGCATGGCGCGCTCCTGGCCGGGCCAGGCGCGCACTCTGTGGGGCGACCACCAGCGCTTCCGGGAGACCTACTTCAGTCAGTATCCGGGCTACTACTTCACCGGCGACGGCTGCCACCGGGACGCCGACGGCTACTACTGGATCACCGGCCGGGTGGACGATGTGCTGAACGTCAGCGGTCACCGCCTGGGCACCGCCGAGGTGGAGAGCGCGCTGGTGGCCCACGATGCGGTGGCCGAAGCGGCGGTGGTGGGTTACCCGCATGAGATCAAGGGCACCGGCATCTTCGCCTACGTGCTGGTCACACCGGACTTTGCAGACAGCGACGCCGAGGAACTGGTCGGCTTGCTCAAGGAGCAGGTGCGCCAGGCGATCGGCCCGATCGCTCGGCCGGATCGCATCCAGATCGCTCCGGGCCTGCCGAAGACCCGTTCCGGCAAGATCATGCGCCGCATCCTGCGCAACATCGCCGCCGGCGAGTACGACGACCTGGGGGACATCTCCACCCTGGCCGATCCGGCGGTGGTGGAGAAGCTGGTGGCGGCCCATCGGGAGCGTTAG